A genomic segment from Flavobacterium inviolabile encodes:
- a CDS encoding succinate dehydrogenase cytochrome b subunit: MQSLSRKILMCLTGLFLCFFLVIHLLGNLQLFLPAEKAQLQFNEYSHFLSGNPLIKIVSYVLYASIILHAVYALVITVKNKKSGGDYKKDNRGRASKWYSRNMGILGTIILVFLIIHFKNFWYEYKFGSLPSDANGNRDLYTLVVTTYQEWWYVVIYVLSMIALGYHLLHGFFSAVRTLGVFHPKFVKWFRYFGIAYSVAISFGFAVIPVYVYFINNK, translated from the coding sequence ATGCAATCACTTTCAAGAAAAATATTAATGTGTCTGACAGGATTGTTTCTGTGTTTCTTTTTGGTCATTCACCTTTTAGGAAACCTGCAATTGTTTCTGCCGGCAGAAAAAGCACAGCTGCAGTTTAATGAATATTCCCATTTTTTATCGGGCAATCCGCTGATAAAGATTGTTTCGTATGTGCTGTATGCTTCCATTATTCTCCATGCCGTATATGCGCTGGTTATTACGGTAAAGAATAAAAAATCGGGTGGTGATTATAAAAAGGACAACAGGGGAAGAGCCAGTAAATGGTACAGCAGGAACATGGGCATCCTGGGAACGATCATCCTGGTCTTTTTAATCATCCATTTTAAAAACTTCTGGTACGAATACAAATTCGGCAGCCTGCCTTCGGACGCTAATGGCAACCGGGATTTATACACACTGGTTGTTACGACCTATCAGGAATGGTGGTATGTGGTGATCTATGTATTGTCGATGATTGCTTTGGGCTATCATTTGCTGCACGGTTTTTTCAGTGCGGTAAGAACACTGGGTGTTTTTCATCCCAAATTCGTAAAATGGTTCCGCTATTTCGGCATAGCCTATTCGGTAGCCATTAGTTTCGGATTTGCGGTAATCCCGGTGTATGTCTATTTTATCAATAATAAATGA
- a CDS encoding fumarate reductase/succinate dehydrogenase flavoprotein subunit: MKIDAKIPAGPLEEKWSNYKKNAKLVNPANRKKIEVIVVGTGLAGSSVAASLGEMGYNVKSFCFQDSARRAHSVAAQGGVNAAKNYKNDGDSVYRMFVDTLKGGDFRSREANVYRMAECSLNLIDQAVAQGVPFGREYGGYLNNRSFGGVQVSRTFYARGQTGQQLLIGAYQALMRQVSKKTVQLFTRHEMLDLVVIDGKARGVIVRNLDTGVIERHAAHAVVLATGGFGKIYYLSTLAMGCNGSAIWRAHKKGALMASPSWTQIHPTSLPQSGDYQSKLTLMSESLRNDGRIWVPLKENEQRPANDIPEAERDYYLERKYPAFGNLAPRDISSRAAKERIDAGFGIGALKNAVYLDFSKAIKEQGVAKIKEKYGNLFDMYRKITGIDAYKEPMMISPAAHFSMGGLWVDYELMTTIPGLFALGEANFADHGANRLGANSLLQASVDGYFIAPYTMANYLSGEIHTGKIDTNHPAFEEAEQTVKEQLNLLIHCKGDKTVDYYHKALGKILYDYCGLSRSESGLKFAIEEIKKLRTAFYQNVHIPGEAGAMNNELEKAGRVADYLEIGELMCYDALTRNESCGAHFREEYQTPDGEALRNDAEYQFISAWEWKGKNAMPELHKENLVFEYVKPIVRSYK, from the coding sequence ATGAAGATAGATGCTAAAATACCAGCCGGACCTTTAGAGGAAAAATGGTCCAATTATAAAAAAAATGCGAAGTTGGTAAATCCTGCCAACCGAAAAAAAATAGAGGTCATTGTCGTAGGAACCGGTTTAGCCGGAAGTTCTGTTGCAGCCTCCCTGGGAGAAATGGGCTATAATGTCAAATCTTTTTGCTTCCAGGACAGTGCCAGACGTGCGCACTCCGTTGCGGCACAGGGCGGTGTGAATGCCGCAAAGAATTATAAAAATGACGGCGATAGCGTGTACCGGATGTTTGTGGACACCCTGAAAGGCGGCGACTTCCGTTCCAGGGAAGCCAATGTGTACCGGATGGCGGAATGTTCACTGAATTTAATTGACCAGGCGGTTGCACAGGGCGTTCCGTTTGGCAGGGAATACGGCGGGTATCTGAACAACCGTTCTTTTGGCGGTGTTCAGGTGAGCAGAACGTTCTATGCCAGAGGACAAACCGGGCAGCAATTGCTTATCGGAGCGTATCAGGCCTTAATGCGGCAGGTCAGCAAAAAAACGGTACAATTGTTTACCCGGCATGAAATGCTGGATCTGGTTGTTATTGATGGAAAAGCAAGAGGCGTTATCGTCCGGAATTTGGATACAGGCGTTATCGAACGTCATGCTGCCCATGCGGTAGTGCTGGCAACGGGAGGATTTGGTAAAATTTACTATTTATCCACATTAGCGATGGGATGTAATGGTTCGGCAATTTGGAGAGCCCATAAAAAAGGCGCTTTAATGGCAAGTCCGAGCTGGACACAAATACACCCGACTTCGTTACCGCAATCCGGCGACTACCAGTCCAAACTGACATTAATGTCTGAATCCCTGCGAAATGACGGCCGTATCTGGGTGCCGTTAAAAGAAAACGAACAACGGCCGGCAAATGATATTCCGGAAGCGGAACGCGATTATTACCTGGAAAGAAAATACCCGGCTTTTGGAAATTTAGCACCCAGGGATATTTCGTCCCGGGCGGCAAAAGAACGCATCGATGCCGGATTTGGTATTGGTGCCTTAAAAAATGCCGTTTATCTCGATTTCTCCAAAGCGATAAAAGAACAGGGCGTTGCTAAGATCAAAGAAAAATACGGAAACCTTTTCGATATGTATCGCAAAATAACCGGGATTGATGCCTATAAGGAACCGATGATGATTTCACCGGCAGCCCACTTTTCGATGGGAGGTTTGTGGGTAGACTATGAACTGATGACCACAATTCCGGGACTGTTTGCATTGGGTGAAGCGAACTTTGCCGATCACGGGGCAAACCGCCTGGGTGCCAATTCGCTGCTGCAGGCATCTGTGGACGGCTATTTTATAGCGCCCTATACAATGGCAAACTATCTTTCCGGAGAAATCCATACCGGGAAGATCGATACCAATCATCCGGCTTTTGAAGAAGCAGAACAAACGGTTAAAGAACAGCTGAATCTTTTGATACACTGCAAAGGCGATAAAACGGTGGATTACTACCACAAGGCATTGGGCAAAATACTGTATGACTACTGCGGACTTTCCCGTAGCGAATCCGGTTTAAAGTTTGCCATTGAAGAAATCAAAAAACTCCGGACTGCATTTTACCAGAACGTACACATTCCCGGTGAAGCCGGAGCGATGAACAATGAGCTGGAAAAAGCCGGACGTGTAGCCGATTATTTGGAAATAGGCGAGTTGATGTGTTATGATGCCTTAACCCGTAATGAATCCTGCGGCGCGCATTTTAGAGAAGAATATCAGACACCGGATGGCGAAGCCTTACGAAACGATGCCGAATACCAGTTTATTTCGGCATGGGAGTGGAAAGGCAAAAATGCAATGCCGGAACTGCATAAAGAAAATCTGGTTTTTGAATATGTGAAACCAATTGTCAGAAGTTACAAATAA
- a CDS encoding anion permease yields the protein MKEVNITRVLITLAVGMLLWFIPEPEGVKPEAWHLFAIFVATILGIILKAAPMGTMCMIAIGITAFSQVLAPGEAGKSITLALRGFGDKVIWLIGISFFIARGFIKTGLGNRIAFLFIRIFGKSSLGLAYGLGLADLCLAPAIPSNTARGGGIIYPIMKSMAISFGSEPDKPETHRKLGSFLTLNSYNMNLIASSMFLTGTASNPMCQKFAADLGIKISWMSWALAAIVPGLVSFFVIPFVLYKLYPPELKKTGDAPQVAAKKLKEMGPISRNEWLMLFAFFLLLFLWITGDLFSIDATTTAFIGLIMLLLTSVLTWEDIKSEKGAWDTIVWFSVLVMMASSLNELGFIGWFSNLVKVQIGDLRWQIAFPVIVLVYFFSHYLFASATAHVAAMYAALLGVGVSLGIPGLLLAFMLGFIGSLYGTLTHYGHGPAPVFFGSGYVDLKNWWLRGLETGLILLFIYMAIGGLWMKIIGYY from the coding sequence ATGAAAGAAGTAAACATCACTAGAGTATTGATTACTTTGGCAGTGGGAATGCTATTATGGTTCATTCCCGAGCCGGAAGGCGTAAAACCCGAAGCCTGGCATCTTTTTGCCATTTTTGTGGCCACGATTCTGGGCATTATCCTCAAAGCAGCACCAATGGGTACGATGTGTATGATTGCCATCGGGATTACGGCATTTTCACAGGTATTGGCACCGGGCGAAGCCGGGAAGTCAATCACTTTAGCATTAAGAGGATTTGGGGATAAGGTTATCTGGCTCATTGGGATTTCTTTCTTTATTGCGAGAGGATTTATCAAAACCGGATTGGGAAACCGTATTGCCTTCCTGTTTATCCGTATTTTCGGGAAAAGCTCATTGGGGCTGGCGTATGGTCTTGGACTGGCCGATTTGTGCCTTGCTCCGGCTATTCCGAGTAATACCGCAAGAGGCGGCGGGATTATCTACCCAATCATGAAATCAATGGCGATCAGTTTTGGTTCCGAACCCGATAAACCGGAAACCCATCGGAAATTAGGTTCGTTCCTGACGCTAAACAGCTATAACATGAACCTGATTGCTTCATCAATGTTCTTAACCGGAACAGCGAGTAATCCGATGTGTCAAAAATTTGCAGCCGATTTAGGGATTAAAATTTCATGGATGTCCTGGGCTTTGGCAGCAATAGTTCCCGGACTGGTATCCTTTTTTGTTATTCCGTTTGTACTGTATAAACTATATCCGCCGGAATTAAAGAAAACCGGCGATGCGCCACAGGTAGCCGCAAAAAAACTGAAAGAAATGGGACCGATTTCCCGTAACGAATGGCTGATGCTGTTCGCTTTCTTCCTGCTGTTGTTTTTGTGGATCACCGGCGATTTATTTTCTATTGATGCCACCACAACTGCTTTTATCGGTTTGATCATGCTGTTGCTCACATCGGTATTAACATGGGAAGACATTAAATCCGAAAAAGGAGCCTGGGACACGATTGTCTGGTTCTCTGTTTTGGTCATGATGGCAAGCTCCCTGAACGAATTGGGCTTTATCGGCTGGTTTAGTAACTTGGTAAAAGTTCAGATTGGCGATTTAAGATGGCAGATTGCCTTTCCGGTAATCGTTCTGGTGTATTTCTTCAGCCATTACCTGTTTGCCAGTGCCACGGCCCACGTAGCCGCCATGTATGCCGCTTTACTGGGAGTAGGAGTATCCCTGGGAATTCCGGGACTGCTATTGGCATTCATGCTGGGATTCATCGGGTCTTTATACGGTACGTTAACCCATTACGGACACGGGCCGGCTCCGGTATTTTTCGGAAGCGGATATGTGGATCTGAAAAACTGGTGGCTCCGCGGTCTGGAAACCGGATTAATACTGTTGTTTATTTATATGGCAATAGGCGGACTCTGGATGAAAATCATAGGTTACTATTAA
- a CDS encoding succinate dehydrogenase/fumarate reductase iron-sulfur subunit → MKLHLKIWRQENKDTEGKLVDYSLEDINPHMSFLEMLDTLNEKLILANDQPVEFDHDCREGICGQCGVMINGLAHGPLKNTTTCQLHLREFKDGETVVIEPFRSQAFPVKKDLKVDRSAFDRIISSGGYVSVNTGQAPEANGIPVNHNTAEAAFDSAACIGCGACVATCKNGSAALFTSAKITHLVKLPQGKEERDHRVLSMVHQMDAEAFGHCSNTEACEVECPQSISVLNIAQMNYEYNRAKILKQ, encoded by the coding sequence ATGAAGTTACATTTGAAAATTTGGAGACAGGAAAACAAAGACACCGAAGGAAAATTAGTCGATTATTCACTGGAAGATATCAATCCGCACATGTCTTTTTTGGAAATGCTGGATACCCTGAACGAAAAACTCATTTTAGCAAACGACCAGCCGGTAGAATTCGACCATGACTGCCGGGAAGGCATCTGCGGACAATGTGGTGTAATGATTAACGGACTGGCACACGGGCCGCTTAAAAATACAACCACCTGCCAGCTGCATTTACGGGAATTTAAAGATGGGGAAACAGTAGTGATCGAACCGTTCCGTTCCCAGGCATTTCCGGTAAAGAAAGATTTAAAGGTAGACCGGAGTGCGTTCGACCGGATTATCTCTTCCGGCGGATACGTATCGGTAAATACCGGTCAGGCACCGGAAGCAAACGGTATTCCGGTGAACCATAATACAGCCGAAGCGGCTTTCGACTCGGCGGCCTGCATTGGCTGTGGGGCCTGTGTGGCTACCTGCAAAAACGGAAGTGCCGCTTTGTTCACCTCGGCCAAGATTACCCATTTGGTCAAACTGCCGCAGGGAAAAGAAGAAAGAGACCACCGTGTGTTGAGCATGGTACACCAAATGGATGCGGAAGCTTTCGGACATTGTTCCAATACAGAAGCCTGCGAAGTAGAATGCCCGCAAAGTATTTCAGTACTCAATATTGCCCAAATGAATTATGAATACAACCGGGCAAAAATTTTAAAACAATAA